From the genome of Papaver somniferum cultivar HN1 unplaced genomic scaffold, ASM357369v1 unplaced-scaffold_21, whole genome shotgun sequence:
CATTCATTTCTCAATCAAATTTACAAATTTCAAATGGGAAAATCAGTTCGAACCCAGTATTGCTTTCCCAATGAATCACCCAAATACAATCAAAATTTGACAAAATTCCAAAACTAGAATATAAAATTGGAAGGAAAAGGTAAAGGGAATACCTTCTGAGATAACACCATCTGAGTTTTCTCAATCAAAACAGCTGTTCCACCAGCAGCCTCACTAGAAACCAGTGCAGTAGGTCTTATATTTCCCCAACCACCACCAACACTCCTTTGAGCTTCAACAACAATCCCTTTAACCACAACAAGTTTACCACCAGTACGATTGCTAGTTTCAACTTCTTTATCAAGAAGTTGTCGAAGATCAGAGACATTAGCATTTGGAGCTTCACGAATCTTATTAAGAGCATTTGAAGTGAAATAATATTTTCGCCATGTTTTAACAGCACAATAAGCTGATACCACACCAGCTGCAGCCACATCCATTTCTTGACAAATATAGTCAAAAAGCTAGGGGTTTGGGGTCTTTCAAAGggatgaggaagaagaaatatggaagatgaagaagaaaatttcaaGAGAAGGGGTGCGGGGTGAGCTTTGATCTAGGTGAGTCCAGCTTTTTGATATCTGCCTTtcctattaaaaagaaaaagtttagCTTTTTGAAGGTCAAGGTCTTCTTTGTTTATTGACTTTATTCTGTGGGTAGATATTTGGGACATTTGGACATTTGGGTGCACAAATAAAATAAAGCAACTGTTAACACAAAAAATTACTAAATGCTTGACagtagcagaagaagaaaaagatgttgGATCTTTAAATGTTGTGCTTAGTTCCAAAATGGACCAAGAACAAGTTCTCAGACATTTCATTCTTGGACCAaatggatcaaaaaaaaaacatacaaaagcGCAATGCAGGAATAAGCCTTAAGAATACAGTGTGTGCAGCACAGATGATCCTTATGTTCCAGAAGAAAAAAGATAAATGAACACAACAAAAAGATGTATACATGTTATAGCAAGGTCAGATCAATCAGTAGAGTAACTATCAAGAGAAACTCAACTCAAAGCATTTCATCAAATGGTGAGTGAGACAATATCCCCCCCAACATCCCAGCAGCCACccccaaaaaaaaggaaaaccttaTGAACAATCAATTACAGACATCACTTTTGAAACCAAGAAATTATTCTCCCGAACCGAAAAAGATCTATAAAGTGATATTATATCGGCACTGacgaattaatcatgggtttatgtaccTCCCTAAGAAGCATAGATCCTAACAGAGGACGTGACAGGCTGCCTACATACAGGGCACTTTGGTGAAGATTCTCGTCTGACTGTAAGGGAACATGAATAGCAACAAACCATATGCCCACAAGGAACAAAAGCAGCACTTCTTCTCCTAATTAGACAAACCGCGCAAAGTTCCCCATCCGGTACTTCTCCTGCTACTTCATCAGCCTGAGGTTCTGTATCCATTGCAGAAGCAGCTTCTGCTTGACTAGCTCGCTCATTTTCCCTTCGCTGCCTCCATTCTTTCCACCTTCTCCAGTTCCTAGAAGCACCCACAGTTTGAAGGATTTAGGGACAAAATAGTCTACTGACAATTTGTACAAGAACGGTTTTAGGTTGAATAGTAATAATGAGCTCCATGTTAATGGCAGTTATGCTAATATGGGACCGACAGTCTCTTATAAAACAACTGATTGATTATCTGTTTATCATAAACGGAAAAGCTAACACTTTATTAGCTTTTATTCTCCGACAACACGGTGAGGGTAAGGCTCCATAGTGATAATTGCAAGGAGACAAAAAGTTATTATCTTCATAAAAAAGATTGATAGGTTTATTATTTTCAGGAAGAAACTTAATCTGATACAAAGGGCAGATGATTATCTATACAGAATTAGAGGGGAACTTGAGTCTTTCATTGAATTTCTGTTTACAGTTCCTAATAAAGCACTTAAATTCGCAAACATGTGAATACTTAGTTAAGCACGTATTTACCTGATGGTAGCATAGCCTAATATTCCGATTGAAAGCGACCCTAGAATAAGTCCACCCCAAAACAAACATTTTGTACTAAACGCCAGATCCACCACCAGCTGATCTTTAGTCTTCTCAGACCTAAACATAGATAAAACATGCACAAAATTATTCCAACAGAACTAGTTTAATCCATCAGCCAAACAGGATGTGACGCTTTTGAGAATTTCTTACAAGAAACAAGGGAGGTCCTGTGATGATTTGATTTGTGGAACCCCATCATTGGAGCTACAAATACCTACTGCACTAATCTGCTTCCCTACAGCAAGAACTTTCTCTTCATCCAACAGAGCAACCttccaaaacaaagaaaaatacccAAGAAAGTGTCAATAAAAAATTCATATAAAACTCCGGATTCTTTCAAATGCAACTGCCTAAGCAAAGGAATGAACCCCAACACTTACAGGGTATGCATGGCCAAAAACTGCTTGGAGGAATGTGTAAGAGGAAGTCTGAACTGGTGTTAGCTTATGATAAACTGTTGAAAGAGGTAGAGGATGTTTTGAGTCATCCATATTAACAAACAGGTTATCCGAAGTTGACGATCGACCAGTAACAGTATCAAGAAGCACAAAAGGAACCTGTAACAAAAGAACAACATGTCAAACAATAGATCACTAATGCAAGGCATTTGGTTACTTCCACTTAACTCAGACTGATCAATAGCGGCTTAAAACAGTTTTGCGGGTGAGGATCCACCCAGCCTA
Proteins encoded in this window:
- the LOC113340384 gene encoding E3 ubiquitin-protein ligase SPL2-like, which encodes MTTNDQTIAFLAQVVSFGDGAVIGTAIAFAAVKAWQSYFFNSSALNKIRQAPNVRVSDLRQLLVKEGEAASGGGGDDGGGGWDGKLVVVRGIVEAKRSVDGWGSSSPNVLISKEAGERAVILQNIQTCVYNEWRGLLGWTSDLRTVFLRSWKDQKSTSVRMVPFVLLDTVTGRSSTSDNLFVNMDDSKHPLPLSTVYHKLTPVQTSSYTFLQAVFGHAYPVALLDEEKVLAVGKQISAVGICSSNDGVPQIKSSQDLPCFLSEKTKDQLVVDLAFSTKCLFWGGLILGSLSIGILGYATIRNWRRWKEWRQRRENERASQAEAASAMDTEPQADEVAGEVPDGELCAVCLIRRRSAAFVPCGHMVCCYSCSLTVRRESSPKCPVCRQPVTSSVRIYAS